AAAGTCTTCTGTCATAATTCGTCAGCCTATAATGAGCGTACAAACATATAAAATTAGGATGATTTAAAAcatataaacatgttttaaaacacTTAAAAATGGGCGGATTATGTTGGCAAGATTTACGGAGTAATAATTGTGAGGATGCAGTATTAATAATGACTCTCAAATCAGTTTGAAGGGGAGAGTTTTTGATCAAATACTCATACACTCACTCACATATTTTTTTACTCGGTACTATATTCCACTTCTATTTTATTATTCAAGTAGTAGTTATACGTTTGAACTGTAATCTATTAGTTGTCTGAGAAGAATGCTAACAGAGATGACAAAATGGGTGGGTTGAGTAAATATGTTATATTAGGATGATTTAAAACATTCTATCTTTAACATGTTTATAACTAATTCATATGTCAAATAAGACTAataattttttattatcatttcaaTGATAATTTACGAATTTCATGATAAGGCATTAAAAAATACACTTTCTGCAACTTATGATAAGTTGACATGTTTTCCCGCTCTCTTATACGAATATATACATGTTCAAGGGGTAATACGCTTGAATGCTTTCTTTGATTTaattttcagattctttttcaccTTAAAATGTAATGGAGATTTGCTGGCTTCTTGAGATGATGTCCCTGTTCTTGCAAATACACATACACAATGATGAGCATACATCAACGCAaatccctaaacctaaactctaaaccctgaaatctgaaccctaaaccctaaatctgaaccctgaaccctaaaccctaaaccctaaatctaaacccaaaaccctaaacttaaactctaaaccctaaaccccaacctaactcctaaaaactctaaaccttaatcctaaaccctaaatctaaatccaGAACCCTACAACCTAGaatgtaaaccctaaaccctaaatctaaacccaaaaccctaaacctaaactctaaaccctaaaatctaaaccataaaccctaacctaaaccctaaacactaaatctaaaccttaaacctaaactctaaaccatacacccaaatctaaaccctaaacatgAACCCTAACCTACACCTTAAAAActgtaaaccctaagccctaaaatataaacgcTAAATCCTAGAATCTAGACCCTAAACCCGGACCCTAAACCGAAAACCCTACATATTGTAATAAATTACTTTCAatgataacataaataaataatataacatttcaaatgtttaaaaacataaataaaaaaccACCCATATTGAGACCATATAATAAGAATCTTAACGCAATATATTACCCACTTGACTTTTTTTTCTTGAAATCCTTGTCAGAATTATCTGTGATTATCATTTATTAGTGTTATAACATGTCTTTATAAAGCAAGATATATCTGTCACTTTCATATGTCAGCACCAACTTAAATTTGCTACAAATGAACAATAGAAAATAACAATTGTACCTCACATGTAGAACCATGAACACGTGCATTCTCTTTCTCCATTCTCAATCTGTTTTCTTAATCTCCACCATGAATTTTAATTTTCTCTCTTGAAAATTAAAGTTACAAAAATATGTTAACTCAAAGAGACTAAAAGAAAAAATTGTGTACAGTTATGATGCACCTACATTTGTAAGCTTGAAATTTAGTGTTCAATACATCCAATTGCACCAtatcaaaacttgatcaaaaagTCCAAAAAATGTTATTATGAAAAAGAAGCAAATGTGCTGATGGGACATTATGTATTAAATGCCTTCACGTGCATATAAGCATCAAAGTCATAAAAATTTAATGACTTGATGTTCCTCTAAATGAATGGAGAGGCTGTATGAACTCAACGTTAGATTGATTGCATTCTTTAAATAGCGAAGACTGAAGTTGTCTAAGACCACATTTTGTTGACCCCGGTACCTATGGTAAACAAATAAAGATCCAACAACGCAACCATCTTCAACGGATTCTAAAACAGAAGAAACACTAATAAGCTTCAAACTGAACTTGAAACGGCGGTCCAAATCTTGCAAAATAAGATACGGAGTGTAATGTAAAGAAAAGCTTACACAGCAGTCAAAGGGGTGCTTGATCTACCGGAATCAGCACCATCCATTTTGAAAATATGACCTCCCCTCTGACCTGGTTACCCATGATGTGTATTTCTTCACGAGTGCACAATATCGATTCAACCAAATTTGTTGAGACAATCTAATCATAaatgaaaaacagaaaaaaaaaaattccgaCTTGAGAAATGATATTAATTACAAGATAATATATAACTATATGCATATACCTTCATCATTGAATTGTAAAGATGGTCTAAAACCTTTGTTTGTCCCCGCATTGTTTATCTTAACGTTTTCTTCCATCTTAGTGAAGTAcgtctacaaaatatatatatatatataattgtacgtTAATTATAACAGTTTGAAATTAACAAATACTATTGATCTAACAATTGGAACATGTTTTTTTGCGGTGTTTCATAACTGCTTCTCTATTCTttgcttttttcttttctttctgccaatttaaaaaaataataacataTTACTTATTTTCAACTCATGTAAATGTAGTTAGAATAAATTAATTCAATTTTTGTAATCTCATACTTTATAAGttaataaaacatattattaatgcTTTTGGCCTTTCAGAACTTCTACCACAGTAAATATTGTGCATATATTTGTGGCCTCCGACATAATATGTACTAATACTCCTCCTACCGATCTTAATTTTCTACCGGTAATTCAATCAACATATCTCGCTtgctaaacactaaaccctaaacctaaatccTACATATAAACATTTaacatactaaaccctaaacaataaaccataaaccctaaaacctaaaccctataacctaaaccctaaatcataaattctaaaagctaaaccctaaaccttaacatgtaaaccataaacactaaaccgtaaaccctatacactaaactctaaactctaaacccttcaCCCCAAACCACCGACCTTTTACCATacccactaaaccctaaaccccaaaccctataccctaaaccataaaccctaaaccatataccctaaaccctatacactaaaccataaactctaaactttaaaccctaaaccctaaatcctatacattaaaccctaaaccctaaaccttatatctatactctaaaccataattgtaaaaactaaaccctataccctaaaccataaattcaaaaatctaaaccttaaaccttaaagtctaaaccataaatcctaaacactaaacccctatacactaaactctaaaccctaacccctaaatcaaccctaaaccctgaaccaccaacccttaaccctacacactaaacactaaactctataccataaatcctaaaccataaattttaaaatgtaaaccctaaaccctaactcaAAAACCTAAACCCTATTctaaaatttaaaccttaaaccttaaagtctaaaccataaaccctaatcactacaccctaaaccctatacactaaactctaaaccctaaatcaaccctaaaccctgaaccctacACACTAACTATAAACTCtataccataaaccctaaaccctaactcaaaaacctaaaccctatacactacaccctaaaccataaaccatataaccctaaacactaaaccataaaccataaaccataaaaccctaaaccctaaactctataccataaattttaaaaactaaaccctaaactccaaagcctaaacccttaaccctaaaatattAAAGACTCTCTTTAAATGTATAAAGAGATAATGTAACCTTTTGAGGTTTTTTAGAATTCTTCGGTGTAGTTTTCCACAAATTCGTTAATGTCATTAATCTTTTAAGGTGGTCATCAATTGTGAAAGGATTTCCGACAAATCCTTTCACATAATTGGTCTACCTGTAAGAATTAAAAATCAATATATATTGTTAGAAATGtgtatattattaaaaaaatattcaAATTTGTAAATTGTCCAACGCTTCCTTCAGTCTTTAAAACTTCTGAACCAAACTTGTAACAGTTAGTCTAAGATTTAGTACTATAACGTAGCAAGAACATGGAATATGACTACTTCTCATAACCATAACTCCAACACAGTATTACTTATAGCATGTTTCTCCCTAACCAAAATTGGCAACAGACAAGAAAGCTAACACAATGAACCACACCAACATTCACATTATTAAATTGTTGAAACAATGAAtgggaaaaaaaataaataaataaataaaagaaggtGACTTACATTTTCACCATCAGAATTCACAATGGTAGATAGAGTACTGATAGAAAGCTGCACATTAGTTGCAACACACACTTCAAACCCTTTGAGAACGCCTACGAGATTTAAGAAGTGTATCCTTTAAGTCATATTTGTACTTCTACTCATACTCAAATTAATTACACAAAATGTTCTCTAAAGCATAATGTTTTGAATGTCtaataaataagaaagaaaagaaatgcATGTCCTTGCCTTAAACTCGGTTAGGTCACTTGGGGATCAATTACTTGAGAAGCAAAGGCAACATAACCTCCAAGACATGAATCATATGCTAGAGTGAACATGTGGCAATTTCGACTCATTTACTTATAAATGGGCCAATCTTGGTTGTGTTTTATCCTGGATGTACATAGTTTTGTTCCTCACATAGTAAGACAATAAAAAATAAACTTGAACGGGTCACCAGATCTATGAGTTGTGATCTAAATAATTAGACCATAGTATATCATCTCCACAATGGGAGCCGTGAAAAGGGACCAAATTATCATGCATATTGACATTATAAAGAGATAATTTGTGATCTTTCAAAATTATAGTTTTTAAGTTGTAATCTTTCTAACTAAAAAATAACCGAATTAAATAAAATTATAGATAAACAACATGTAAGACAAAAttatttaaatttagtcaaaaagttTGATACTGACCATTAGACCCATGTCTCGTTTCAACCCAAACTATCTTTTGTTCTCGACACAACATCTCCCACCCTTCAATAAACACGAAACAACAATATCGCATGGAGTCTATAAAACAGAAGTCATGAAGTAAACATAAAATAATAATGAAACAAAAATAGGAGATACTGTTGACAAAACATAGATGATCTATGAACATCAAAACCCAACTATATTTACTAATAAACGAATGCAGTAAATTAGAAGGTGATGGAAACAACAACCTGAAGAGTTTAACGGGGTAGAGAAAGTGCATGCTGATGCAATTGGCTGGGAACTGAGGAAGTAGTCACTCCAACAACCAACCCAGAAATAGCAGCAGCTGAAATTGGCAACGATGATATACATGAGACACTGTATTAATTACAACAGTGCAGCAGCTAATATGTCACAC
This genomic window from Rutidosis leptorrhynchoides isolate AG116_Rl617_1_P2 chromosome 2, CSIRO_AGI_Rlap_v1, whole genome shotgun sequence contains:
- the LOC139893290 gene encoding uncharacterized protein isoform X2, translating into MEDLNTCCCYFWVGCWSDYFLSSQPIASACTFSTPLNSSGWEMLCREQKIVWVETRHGSNGVLKGFEVCVATNVQLSISTLSTIVNSDGENTYFTKMEENVKINNAGTNKGFRPSLQFNDEDCLNKFG
- the LOC139893290 gene encoding uncharacterized protein isoform X1 produces the protein MEDLNTCCCYFWVGCWSDYFLSSQPIASACTFSTPLNSSDSMRYCCFVFIEGWEMLCREQKIVWVETRHGSNGVLKGFEVCVATNVQLSISTLSTIVNSDGENTYFTKMEENVKINNAGTNKGFRPSLQFNDEDCLNKFG
- the LOC139893290 gene encoding uncharacterized protein isoform X3, coding for MEDLNTCCCYFWVGCWSDYFLSSQPIASACTFSTPLNSSGVLKGFEVCVATNVQLSISTLSTIVNSDGENTYFTKMEENVKINNAGTNKGFRPSLQFNDEDCLNKFG